One part of the Saprospiraceae bacterium genome encodes these proteins:
- a CDS encoding DUF3127 domain-containing protein — protein sequence MSFQINGKLVKKMEIESKTASFQAREFVIVTQEQYPQYIKFQLVQDRCGAIDRYNENDEVTVHFDLRGREWQGKYFTNLNAWKVEANQASGALAGQELVADKDSPDPFESASESFDDLPF from the coding sequence ATGAGTTTTCAGATTAATGGAAAATTGGTTAAGAAAATGGAAATTGAAAGTAAAACAGCCAGCTTTCAAGCTAGAGAGTTCGTTATTGTAACGCAAGAGCAGTATCCTCAATATATTAAGTTTCAATTGGTACAAGACCGATGTGGTGCGATTGACCGGTATAATGAAAATGATGAAGTCACGGTTCATTTTGATTTAAGAGGGCGGGAATGGCAGGGTAAATATTTTACCAATTTAAATGCCTGGAAAGTTGAGGCAAATCAAGCTAGTGGAGCATTAGCAGGACAAGAACTTGTTGCAGATAAGGATAGTCCAGATCCTTTTGAATCGGCATCAGAATCCTTCGATGATTTACCTTTTTAA
- a CDS encoding DoxX family protein, translating into MKDIFDLVARTMLAAISLYEAFTSVQFMTRTKETMIEYGISWNPDLLIYLTAFALALGGIFLLIGYRPGFAVTLLLMYWVPVTFIVYSFWNDPEHIRNIQAIHFMKNIAFIGGMIHVLVYGTGKYSVRRFFGITKLPKEKW; encoded by the coding sequence ATGAAAGATATATTTGATTTGGTAGCAAGGACCATGTTGGCTGCCATTTCTTTATATGAAGCTTTTACTTCTGTTCAGTTTATGACCAGAACCAAAGAAACTATGATTGAGTATGGGATTTCCTGGAATCCAGATTTACTAATATATCTTACTGCATTTGCGCTAGCCCTTGGGGGAATTTTTTTGCTTATCGGGTACAGACCTGGTTTTGCAGTTACCTTGCTTTTAATGTATTGGGTTCCAGTTACTTTTATTGTTTATTCATTCTGGAATGATCCAGAACATATCCGCAACATACAAGCCATTCATTTTATGAAAAATATAGCTTTTATAGGTGGTATGATTCATGTGCTTGTTTATGGAACCGGCAAATATAGCGTTCGAAGATTTTTTGGTATTACCAAACTCCCAAAAGAAAAATGGTAG
- a CDS encoding proline--tRNA ligase, giving the protein MAKEITSRSVDYSQWYMDLVYKSGLADQSAVRGCMVIKPHGYALWENMKEILDRMFKETGHVNAYFPLFVPKSLFEAEEKNAEGFAKECAVVTHYRLKNDPTKPGKLMVDPEAKLEEELIVRPTSEAIIWNTYRDWIKSYRDLPLLINQWANVVRWEMRTRPFLRTTEFLWQEGHTAHATSQEAILEAEQMHEVYTRFAEDFMAIPVIKGVKTPNERFAGADETYTIEAMMQDGKALQAGTSHFLGQNFAKAFEVKYLTDQNKEEFVWATSWGVSTRLIGAIVMTHSDDDGLILPPKLAPIQVVIVPIPKPGPEIQEVAEKLMLELKLKNIRCNFDKDDKNRPGFKFAEHELKGVPIRIGIGARDLENGVVEIVRRDTKEKESVLLANAVNHIVNLLEEIQINLFERAKSFRDLNTHIVNSWDEFIKIMEEKPGFVYAHWDGTNETEDKIKELTKATIRCIPIDSIIENGTCIYSGKPSNRRVLFAKAY; this is encoded by the coding sequence ATGGCAAAGGAGATTACTTCAAGAAGTGTAGACTATTCCCAATGGTATATGGATCTCGTGTATAAATCTGGATTAGCAGATCAAAGTGCTGTAAGAGGTTGTATGGTAATCAAACCACATGGCTATGCACTTTGGGAAAATATGAAAGAAATACTAGACAGAATGTTTAAAGAAACTGGCCATGTCAATGCTTATTTTCCATTATTTGTACCCAAAAGCCTTTTTGAAGCTGAAGAAAAAAATGCGGAAGGTTTTGCAAAGGAATGTGCTGTAGTGACCCATTATCGATTAAAAAACGACCCGACTAAACCAGGGAAACTAATGGTGGATCCAGAAGCTAAACTGGAAGAAGAATTAATTGTTAGACCAACTTCAGAAGCCATAATTTGGAATACCTATCGGGATTGGATAAAATCCTACCGGGATTTGCCTTTATTAATTAATCAGTGGGCCAATGTTGTTCGATGGGAAATGAGAACGCGTCCTTTTTTAAGAACTACGGAGTTTTTATGGCAGGAAGGACATACGGCACATGCTACTTCCCAGGAAGCAATTCTGGAGGCAGAACAAATGCATGAAGTGTATACCCGGTTTGCTGAAGATTTTATGGCTATTCCTGTAATTAAAGGAGTAAAAACTCCAAATGAACGATTTGCAGGTGCAGATGAAACGTATACCATTGAAGCGATGATGCAAGACGGAAAGGCTTTACAAGCTGGAACCTCCCATTTTTTAGGTCAAAATTTTGCGAAAGCATTTGAAGTAAAATATTTAACGGATCAGAATAAAGAAGAATTTGTTTGGGCAACTTCCTGGGGTGTAAGCACGCGTTTAATAGGAGCCATAGTCATGACACATTCTGATGATGATGGACTTATTTTGCCGCCCAAATTAGCGCCAATCCAAGTGGTAATCGTCCCAATACCAAAACCTGGACCAGAAATCCAAGAAGTTGCCGAAAAATTAATGCTCGAACTAAAATTGAAAAATATTAGATGTAATTTTGATAAAGATGACAAAAATAGACCTGGATTTAAATTCGCTGAACATGAATTAAAAGGGGTTCCAATAAGAATTGGAATTGGTGCCAGAGATTTAGAAAATGGGGTTGTAGAAATCGTTCGAAGAGATACCAAGGAAAAAGAATCTGTCCTACTTGCAAATGCAGTAAATCACATTGTCAACTTATTAGAAGAAATCCAAATTAATTTATTTGAAAGGGCTAAATCATTCAGAGATTTAAATACACACATTGTCAATAGCTGGGATGAATTTATAAAAATCATGGAAGAAAAACCAGGATTTGTATATGCACATTGGGATGGTACAAATGAAACTGAAGATAAAATTAAGGAATTAACCAAGGCTACTATTCGTTGCATACCCATAGATTCTATTATAGAAAATGGCACTTGCATATACTCCGGAAAACCTTCCAATAGAAGAGTGCTTTTTGCAAAGGCTTATTGA
- the yaaA gene encoding peroxide stress protein YaaA has translation MLAIISPSKDLNFKTPVPHPSLELPRLLDSSTQLIDELKKKSVKKLMHLMDISEKLANENSIRYHNFSNTFTLENSRPSIYAFAGEVYRGIDAYNLSDGQFKYCQNHVRILSGLYGLLRPLDLIQAYRLEMGVPLTIQRKKNLYKFWGSRITELLNQDLAATKSDFLINLASKEYFEVIDPKLIQVPIQNIHFREYKNEKLMFVSFTAKKARGLMVRYMALENCKNLDDLKGFNLEGYHFETKLSNETDWYFIR, from the coding sequence ATGTTAGCAATTATTTCTCCTTCTAAGGATTTAAATTTTAAAACGCCAGTACCACATCCATCTTTGGAGCTTCCTAGATTATTGGATTCATCTACGCAATTAATTGATGAGTTAAAGAAAAAGTCAGTTAAAAAGTTGATGCATTTAATGGATATCAGCGAGAAATTAGCGAATGAAAATTCCATCCGATATCATAATTTTTCTAATACATTCACTTTAGAAAATTCCAGACCTTCTATTTATGCATTTGCTGGTGAAGTCTACCGTGGAATAGATGCGTATAATTTAAGCGATGGACAATTTAAATATTGTCAAAATCATGTGCGGATCTTATCGGGTCTATATGGTTTATTAAGGCCTTTGGATTTAATACAAGCCTATCGTCTTGAAATGGGTGTCCCGTTAACTATTCAACGCAAGAAAAATCTTTACAAGTTCTGGGGAAGTCGAATTACGGAATTATTAAATCAAGATCTTGCCGCAACAAAGAGTGATTTCTTAATAAATCTTGCATCGAAAGAATATTTTGAAGTGATCGACCCAAAATTGATACAAGTACCGATTCAAAATATTCATTTCAGGGAATATAAGAATGAAAAATTAATGTTTGTTAGTTTTACTGCTAAGAAAGCAAGAGGGCTGATGGTGCGATATATGGCTTTGGAGAATTGTAAAAATTTGGATGATTTAAAAGGATTTAATCTTGAAGGTTATCATTTTGAAACCAAACTTTCCAATGAAACAGATTGGTATTTTATTAGATAA
- a CDS encoding penicillin acylase family protein: MKFIKLVLSVLASLVWIFSLNHAFKIDGNALPPIGKFLSPSLGIWKNIANPDPGFKSLVSNLPAEGSVYFDDRMVPHIFASSIKDAYFIQGYVHAMHRMWQMDFSTRAAEGRISEIIGEKALEFDKTKRRKGLKESALASLENWKKYPEIYALIQSYADGYNAYLKALSKSDLPIEYKLMDFEPEMWSPYRSSLFHKSMAEILCGRDQDVELSNARFYFGDEFNYFFNEMDSLTDPIIPKGTNWNFTSQNTFQHLKADSSLGYIDWIREPSGSGIGSNNWAVGPSKSVTGNPILCNDPHLSLTLPSIWYEQQIQVPEMNVYGVTFPGVPGVVIGFNKDISWGVTNAGWDVMDWYKIKWKDESKSHYELDGKWVETKIRVERIKIKGCNDVLDTVRITNWGPIVFEDMKHKKYGLAMHWIIQDTFDKFEFRSFFDLDKGKNYKDYRDAISQFPYPAQNFAFASASGDIGITVQGKMPKKFNQQGRFVQNGSDSKNAWDGFINNENNPASFNPARGFISSANQRSTDLSFPNYFNNGDFRDYRGTLINRLLSNKEKWSIEDMKALQYNNYSLRAETALPEMLRLLNTDTLDIERQAVFNKLKAWDYNYDSTKIEPVYFDVWFETLYKMVWDEINLDSTKKATALPSDETTIQFLKEKPNHGYFDLIATPIKEDAKKLVRLAFDSLILKTKNQLEIKDWASYKDASIAHLAKIPAFGKYHIRTSGSKDIINAHGKIEGPSWRMIVEMKKDQIHAFGIYPGGQSGNPGSKFYDQMIFNWSKGAYYELKFLDSIPVEENAYAKMIFKK; encoded by the coding sequence ATGAAATTTATAAAATTAGTGCTTTCAGTTTTAGCTTCTTTGGTTTGGATATTTAGTTTAAATCATGCTTTTAAAATTGATGGAAATGCATTACCACCTATTGGCAAATTTTTGAGTCCGTCTCTGGGTATTTGGAAAAATATTGCAAATCCTGATCCAGGGTTTAAAAGTTTGGTTTCCAATCTTCCCGCCGAAGGAAGTGTTTATTTTGATGATCGGATGGTGCCGCATATTTTTGCTTCCAGTATTAAAGATGCTTATTTTATTCAAGGGTATGTTCATGCTATGCATCGAATGTGGCAGATGGATTTTTCTACCCGGGCTGCAGAAGGAAGAATAAGCGAAATCATTGGAGAAAAAGCCTTGGAATTTGATAAGACAAAACGCAGAAAAGGTTTAAAGGAATCTGCATTAGCGAGTTTAGAAAACTGGAAAAAATATCCAGAAATATATGCTTTGATTCAATCCTATGCAGATGGATATAATGCATACTTAAAAGCACTGTCTAAATCAGATTTGCCAATTGAATATAAGCTGATGGATTTTGAGCCAGAAATGTGGAGTCCTTATCGTTCTTCTTTATTTCATAAAAGTATGGCGGAAATTTTATGTGGTAGAGATCAAGATGTAGAATTAAGTAATGCGCGATTCTATTTTGGCGATGAGTTCAACTATTTTTTTAATGAAATGGATTCATTGACAGATCCGATTATTCCTAAAGGAACGAATTGGAATTTTACCTCACAGAATACGTTTCAGCATCTGAAGGCAGACTCTAGTCTTGGTTATATTGATTGGATTCGCGAACCATCAGGGAGTGGAATCGGTAGTAATAATTGGGCAGTAGGTCCTTCTAAATCAGTTACCGGAAATCCTATTTTATGTAATGATCCACATCTCAGTTTAACATTGCCTTCGATTTGGTATGAGCAACAAATACAAGTTCCAGAAATGAATGTTTATGGAGTTACATTTCCAGGCGTACCAGGAGTCGTAATTGGCTTTAATAAAGATATTTCCTGGGGAGTAACCAATGCTGGTTGGGACGTTATGGATTGGTATAAAATCAAATGGAAAGATGAAAGCAAATCACATTATGAATTAGATGGAAAATGGGTAGAAACGAAAATCAGAGTTGAACGAATTAAAATCAAAGGGTGTAATGATGTATTAGATACTGTTAGAATTACAAATTGGGGTCCCATTGTGTTTGAAGACATGAAACATAAAAAATATGGACTCGCAATGCATTGGATAATCCAAGATACCTTTGATAAATTTGAGTTTAGAAGTTTTTTTGATTTAGATAAAGGTAAAAATTATAAAGATTATCGGGATGCTATCAGTCAATTCCCATATCCGGCACAAAATTTTGCATTTGCATCTGCGTCAGGAGACATTGGAATTACGGTACAAGGTAAGATGCCTAAAAAATTTAATCAACAAGGAAGATTTGTTCAGAATGGTTCTGATTCAAAAAATGCTTGGGATGGATTTATTAATAATGAAAATAATCCAGCAAGTTTTAATCCTGCACGAGGATTTATTTCTTCTGCGAATCAACGTTCAACAGATTTAAGTTTTCCAAATTATTTTAACAATGGAGACTTTAGAGATTATCGGGGTACATTAATCAACCGATTGTTATCGAATAAAGAAAAATGGAGCATTGAAGATATGAAAGCATTGCAATATAATAATTACAGTCTTCGTGCTGAAACTGCACTTCCTGAAATGCTGAGACTATTAAATACGGATACTCTTGATATTGAAAGACAAGCCGTATTTAATAAATTAAAAGCGTGGGATTATAATTATGATTCAACTAAGATTGAACCAGTTTATTTTGATGTTTGGTTTGAGACTTTATATAAAATGGTGTGGGATGAAATTAATTTAGATAGTACAAAAAAGGCCACAGCACTTCCTTCGGATGAGACTACGATACAGTTTTTAAAAGAAAAACCGAATCATGGCTACTTTGATTTAATAGCAACACCAATAAAAGAAGACGCTAAAAAGTTAGTGCGTTTGGCATTTGATAGTTTGATTTTAAAGACAAAAAATCAATTAGAAATAAAAGATTGGGCGAGTTATAAAGATGCAAGTATTGCACATTTGGCGAAAATCCCAGCTTTTGGAAAGTATCATATTCGAACTTCCGGATCCAAAGATATTATTAATGCACATGGTAAAATAGAAGGTCCCTCCTGGCGTATGATTGTCGAAATGAAGAAAGATCAGATTCATGCATTTGGTATTTATCCTGGTGGTCAATCTGGTAATCCAGGAAGTAAATTCTATGATCAGATGATATTTAATTGGTCCAAAGGTGCTTATTACGAGTTGAAATTTCTGGATTCAATTCCTGTAGAGGAGAACGCATATGCAAAAATGATTTTTAAAAAATAG